A window of Canis aureus isolate CA01 chromosome 28, VMU_Caureus_v.1.0, whole genome shotgun sequence genomic DNA:
GATGGATAGGGCCACAGCAATTAATGCTGCAGTCCACAGCAGGGCTAACCCCTCACTTTTACAGCCCCTTGAGTCCGTTTCTCCCCAGAGTAGAACATGGATACCCAGGGCTATAGCTTTAGTTGCCCTGGTAAAGTACACTAGCTACAAATCATCACTGGAACTCTCCAAAACTGCTTGTGTCAAAAAAATCCAATGCACAAGGAGAACATCCTATAAAAATTACAGATGTGGAAGTTTCATTAAAAGTTAAGGTCACAATGCACATTTGCTTTTGATTCATTCCTGTGActccttcaaattatttttattttttttcccttcaaattatttttaacccGGCAACAGTACTTCCCAAGGTGTAGACAGGTGAAGGCTAGAAAGTTCAGTGTTGAGAGGGAGTGTACAGACTCTTGGTGAAATGTAGGCCGAAAAAAACTCCAAACTCCTCTATAGGCTGGTTTCAAGATTCAACTAGAAAACTCAAATTCCTTGGATGTTCTCCTCTGGTGAAGGGATACACGAAAATTGAAAATACCTAGAGTATCGAGATTAACCATAACTTTTCAGAAACTAGGATCACTGAAATGTGTAACACAGGCTCATTCTATGAGGTTTTTctacctagggaaaaaaaaaaaaaacaaatagatatcCTAATGTTCCGTTTTAGGTTTTAACCCTGAATCATTTATAAGAGAAGGAGCAATCTGCTGTAACTACATATTAAATATCAATCCAATGTTTCCAGTGCTATGTTAATACTTAACATTCATCTTAAAAATGGACTTTTGTGACAAGAGGCACTAGCAGAGTGATAAAGGAttccagattttatttctttaaagatcgAGAAAACACACCCAAGATAAAATGGTTTTGGTCAATAAATTTTCAGGAAACGGAGCAAGTTATTCTGGGACATACTCAAAACTCAAATGGGGTTCTGACAACGCAACTGTGGGAAAGAAGTATCTGGACAAATCTTCACAGACCACCCCACATTTTTCTCCCCCCAACCGTTCAAGTGGCAGACAaaataaattaccataaattATATGCCTaggcaatttaaaaacaaaaacaaaacaacaggagGCCGAGGGTTTCCTCAGCCCCTGCAGAAGTGTAACGCTGGGCGCTGCGCCTCTGGCCCGCAGGCGGGAccgcgcggggccgggccgggccgtcAGACGTCAGGATAGTTGCAGTAGTACACGGCCGAGCTGGCGTCGGACACCACCGAGGAGATGGGCCCGTGGCCGTCAGGGAGGTTCACAACAGAGTCGTGTCCCTGGTAAGGGAGTCCCATCTCGGGCTTGCACACAAAGTGCAGGTACTGTTCAAATTCCGTGCGGTCCACCTCCCCGAGGAGCTCGGCGGGCTGGCTCGGGTCCGCGCCGTCGCGGCAGGGCAGGGCCTCGGGGGGCGGCGACGGCTGCTGCGGGTGCTGCGGCGGGTGCTGCGGCGGGTGCTGCGGCGGGTGCTGCTGCGGCTGCAGGGAGAagccgcgcccgccgccggccGCCGGCGAGCCCATCGCGTTGTAGTACAGCTGCAGGGCGCCGGGGGGCGCCACGTGGCCCGGCAGCGCAGGGCCCGCCTGCTCCAGGCCGAGGCGCGCGTGCACCGGGCCGACGGGCGGCTCCGGGGGCCCCGCGTAGTCCGAGGCCGGCGGGTAGCTGTAGGGGCCGGCGGCCGGGCAGTCCCCGGGCAGCGGCGCGGCGAAGAAGGCCGGGTCCGGCTCCACGCCGTCCAAGGGGGACGTGTCCGGCGTGGGCAGCGGGTAGCCGTCGAGCGGGGCCGCGCCCAGTCCCTGGCAGTCGCGGTAGTGGCCGCCCATGTGCGCGGGCAGCAGCGGCGGGCCCGCGGGGAAGCCCTGCTCCGGGAAGGCCAGGCCCAGGCCGTCCATGGCCACGCGGCCGCCCTCGGGGCCCAGCGCGGCGG
This region includes:
- the SOX17 gene encoding transcription factor SOX-17, whose translation is MSSPDAGYASDDQSQTRSALPAVMAGLGPCPWAESLSPLGDMKVKGEAAASGGAPAGAAGRAKGESRIRRPMNAFMVWAKDERKRLAQQNPDLHNAELSKMLGKSWKALTLAEKRPFVEEAERLRVQHMQDHPNYKYRPRRRKQVKRLKRVEGGFLHGLAEPQAAALGPEGGRVAMDGLGLAFPEQGFPAGPPLLPAHMGGHYRDCQGLGAAPLDGYPLPTPDTSPLDGVEPDPAFFAAPLPGDCPAAGPYSYPPASDYAGPPEPPVGPVHARLGLEQAGPALPGHVAPPGALQLYYNAMGSPAAGGGRGFSLQPQQHPPQHPPQHPPQHPQQPSPPPEALPCRDGADPSQPAELLGEVDRTEFEQYLHFVCKPEMGLPYQGHDSVVNLPDGHGPISSVVSDASSAVYYCNYPDV